The genomic region GAGGCTGGAGGTATTTACTCCCTGCTCGGATTAAACGGGGCGGGGAAAAGTACGGTATTGAACAGCATCAGCGGGTACCGCTTGCCCTCTTCCGGAGATGTATCGATTTGCGGATACTCCATTTTGAACGAACCGATCGAGGCTAAGCGGAATATCGGGATTTTGTATGAGCAAAACCCGCTCTATGATTCGATGACGGTGCGAGAGTTCCTGCTTTTTACGCTGCAAATGCGCGGCTTCGGTAACATCGTGCAGCAAGACCTGCTTGACGAGGCGGTTGAGTTTACCGATCTGCAAGAGGTATACGCCAAACGGATTAAAGAGCTGTCGAAAGGGTATCGGCAGCGGGTAGGGCTTGCGCAAGCGATTATCCATCACCCCCGCCTCGTCCTCTTGGACGAACCCGCGTCCGGCCTTGATCCGTTCCAGCTGAAAGACTTCGAAAAAAAGATACTCGCGCTATCCACGTATGCGGCGGTCATCCTTTGCACCCATCAGCTTGAGCTGGCCGGACGGATATGCTCGCAGCATATTCTGCTCCACAAGGGACGGCAGATTGCCGGAGGAACACGGGCGGAACTCGCCGAGCGTTTATACGAGGACTTCGGCATTGAAGAAGATGCTGCTTCCGATACGCTTTTGTTCAAGACCTTTGAACAGTACGCCGGAGTTACCACCCGCGAGTTCCGTGAATCTGCCGTTTCCGAATCCGGTAAGCGGGGGCGGCGATGAATCGATTCCCGGCGTTTAAGGCGCTTTTTAACAAGGAACTACATACCCTCATATACAGCCCCGCGCTCTATGCGGCGGCGCTCGTGCTTTACCTCGGAGCGGCGCTCCCGTTCGTGGGTTCAGGCTACTGGTTTTCGGCGGGGCTATCGGACTTCCGCGCTTTTTTCCTCAATCTGCCGTTCCTGTTCTGTATTGTCATTCCTCTGCTTGCGATGAACAGCTGGGCTGATGAAAAAAAGCACGGCACCGACCGACTCCTTGCCGCCTATCCGGTGGATAAACGCCTGCTTGCCGCGGCAAAATACGCAGCCCTGCTCGTCTGTTTTGCAGGAGCCGCCACGCTTACGATGGTGATTCCGCTTTCGGTTATTCCGCTTGTCTATTTTGATTTTTTTCCGTTTTTTCTCTCATATTGCGCTGTCCTCTTCTTCGGCGCAGCCTTTACCGCATGGTCGCTCGCACTTTCAAATATCTCTGCGCACACTGCCGTCAGTTTTTTGCTCAGCTTTTTTACCGGTATCTTTTTTACCGCAAGCCACGTCTTAGCTCAAGTTTTGCCGCTCCCGTCAGCCATTGTAAAAATACTACACTATTGCTCTTTTACGCTTCATTTTGAATCGGCTGCGCGCGGTATTTTCGACACTCGTGATTTCTTCTTCTATATACTGCTCATCGTCGCGGCGCAGGGGCTTTCGGTTTTTTTACTGTACGTTCAGGAGGAAAGCCGATGAACACAAAATCGATAAGCATAAAGATGCGCAGCGTAAAAGAGTATCGTATTCAAGCCCTGCTGTTGGGCGCCATCGTCGTAACGGCAGCGCTGCTCTCACAGCGGTTCTATGCCCGGCTTGATATGACACAACAGCGCACCTATTCGCTTTCAGCCTATACCCGATCGATACTGAACGGCCTCGAAGGGACGGTAACAATCACGTGGTTCCGCTCGTACAATATTGACGGGTTCCTGCCGTCGCTTCAATATGTTGAAGACATCCTTGCAGAATATCAGCGTACTGCGGACGGACGCTGTCTCGTGCGATACAAGGATACGGAGAAGCTTTCCCCGCAGCAGCTGAATCAGCTCGGCATTGTCGCTCGGCAAATTGAACGGAACAGCAATAATACGCAGGTACTGCAAAACCTCTATTCGGGATTGCTGTGCGAGTACCGCGGGGAAAGCCGCGTTATTCCGTTCCTCTCCGATATCTACACCCTTGAAGCTGATATTGCGCGTTTTATTACCGAGATGAATCAGGATGCGCAGGGGCGAAAACTCGACCGCTCCGTTTATGTTGCGTTTCCCGAAGGCGGTGCAGAAAACGGCGCAACGGGTAATTATAAATATGTGTTGCCGTGGCTTGAGTATGCGGGGTTTGTACCGATTACGTTGACCAAGCCTTATCCGGAGCTGCACCCCGAAATTCCGCTATTGGTAATCGGCTCTTCCTACTTTGATGCCGATATGCTGACGGCTGTTGATACCTTCATTAACAGGCACGGTTCCGCCGTCTTTTTTGTGTCCGCAAACACCGTGGATATCGGCGGCAGCTGGGAGGCAACACCCAAAAAAGATGACGGACTGCTTGAACTGCTCGCTCGCTCCGGCTTTGCGGTGCAGACTAATCTTGTGATGGATCCCGTGAACTTCCGCATGACATTACCGGCCGCCGACGGCTCTCGGTATGAGCATATCAACTACCCGTTTTGGGTTCAGGTGTTCCGGCAAGAGGCGGAAGCGATTCCTCCGTTGCTATCTGCGGCAAAGCCCGCGCAGTTTTTCTGGCCGTCGGAGCTGGTGTGTACCGCCGCGCGGGGAAAGACGCCGCTTCCACTGCTTGTTTCAAGCAACAAGTCGGCGCTGCAACTGCCGCCGTATAACACCGACCCGCACGGAACTCAGCTTACAGCCGCCGCGAACGGCGAACACGCAGCCTATCCGCTTGCAGCTTTCAGCGAGCGGGGCGTCAATGCGGTGAGCGGTATCAGCGGCGCAGACAATGCGCGGCTTTTGGTGGTTGCGGATGAGTATTGCGTGAGTTCCGCCGTAGAATACACAAATTCCGATGCGAATTTGGACTTTATGGTGAATACCGTGTACTGGATTGCGCGGCAGGATGCGCTTTTACAGCTAAAAAACAAACAGCCGGCAGTTTTGCCCTTCCGCTACTTTGAAAGCGATGCGGCGTTTAACCGCATTATCGCCGCCGCCCGTATCCTTAACCTTGTGCTGGTACCCATGCTGATTATCGGTGCAGGCGCCGCGCTATACATCCTCCGGCGGAGGAACCACGCATGAAAAAAGAAACAAAGGTTCTGTTTATCATCCTCTGCGTGCTGCTCTGTTGCTATGCGCTGAGCTTCTTATACCGGCCTTCCCGGGCGGGCATTTTTTCGAGCAGCTTGATGCATGAACCGGATATCCGCGAGGTTGCGGAAATCCGGTTTTCCATTCCGACAAGGGCTGAACCGGTAGAGATGGGCGAAATAACGCTGATTAAAGACGGCGCCCGCTTTTATCTCCGCACCGGAAACGGCAGCTATCCGGTCAGGCAGGAAATTATCGATCGTTTTTTTTCGCTGCTCGGCGCCGGACGATCCTTTCTCCCCATATCGGCACGTCCGCAGGATTATCCCGATTACGAAATCGATGACGGACACGCTTCGCGTATTGTCTTTGTGCGGAAGGATAAAACCATTCTTTCGGAACTCTTTTTCGGAATGACCGATGCGGCCGGCGCTGGTCGGTATGTGCGGACGGGAACAAGCGTCAAGGTGTTTTTAATCGATAATGCGTTTGAACCTTTTTTAACGGTCGCCGCTCCGTTCTGGCTCGACTTACAGATATACGCGGCACTTTTCCGCGGCACGGGCATCCAAGGCTTGGAGTATGGAAATCACAGCGTAATCAGAACGGAAGCGAACGGTGCTGCGTTCCGTGCATTGGAAAGCTTTTTAGAAAAATTCTCCTGTATCGACATATACAGCGCGCCGCCATTGCAAAGTCCTCAAACCGCATGGGTGCGTTTAGCGCTCGGCAACGGCACGGAGCTGCACTTTTCGTTTACGCCCCTGCAAAGCGGCGACTATGTATTCTTCGACAGCCGCAACTCAAATGCCTACCTCATCAGCGGATATACCTGTGAACAGCTGCTCCGGCATATCGATGCGGTATGTAATTCATAATGGGGATAGAAACTAAGGATTGGATAAAACGCCGTTATGGTGGAGTTTCTCTAAAGGGAAACACTCATGTATACGACGGTGCGGGTATACACGGCAGGTTTTCTACACCGCTGTTCCAGCTGCTGAATGATTTTTTCGAGGGAACCTTCCTCCGAAACAAAAGCGCTGCGGATTGCCGTGCCGTATTCGGATTCTGCCGAGAACCATCGTCCGAGTTCGGCCTGTGTTACCAGCCGCTTTTCTTGATAGTCTACCTTTTTCAGCAGCTGTATGCGGTAGCCTGCTTTTTCGGCGATGTCTACAACGGTGTTCTCCGTCCATGCGATGTGTTTATTTCGGCTGTCGGAAAAAAATGCGGCTTCGGCAGCCGAAAAACGATTTACGGATTCGTCAGACGGGAGCAGTGCCGACAGCCGGAGTCCCTGTTGCGGAAGCGCGAATGCAAAAATGATACGCGCACCGGTGGCATGTTCTTGCGCGATACGGGAAAAGAAAGCGGTAAAACCGTCCGCAGTCGCAGCGGGGTTATACGAAAGCACAACATCAAAGGCCAGCTCGGGAAAAAGAGCCTTACTATCTGACGGAGCGGATAGGTTTTCATCGAGCTGAGTAGCGGCAGGTATTTTTTCTCTAGGGTGGGTACAGGCTGGAAGCACGGTCATAATCGGATGGTCTAAAAATTCAAAGGTTTCCGCGTACCGCTGTGCGGATTGCAAGGCTTCTTGGTGTTCAAAGATTCCTGCGGTACATCCGTTAAGGGTGATACGGGTACTCGGCCACAGCAAAGGCCCCCCGTCAGCCCGGTACACCAGCACACGGTCATCGGCGGACAGATTTGCTAACTTGATAAGGGTGTCCCGTATCTGCTCCAGTATTTCGGCGCTGCTGCCTTCCGTCCGTGCCTGCCAATCCTCAACCGTAAAGGCATCCTTCTTTCCCTCGGCAGCCTCGTGTATTGCAGCCAGCTGGGTTTCCCGCTTTGCCAGTACCTCGTTCCGTATCTTTTCTTCATAGCCGGTGTATCCGGGGGTGTAAAACACCCTGCCGATCAGTTCGTCGGGCAAGTACTGCTGTGCAATCCAGTGGTCGCGGTAGGCATGGGGATACAGGTACCCTTCTCCGTGCCTGAGCGATTCTCCATCGCGGTTTGCATCTTTCAAGTGATTCGGCACCTCGGTCTGTTCCTTTTCTACCGCCTTAAGGGCATCAAAAAAACCGAGCGAGCTGTTCGATTTAGGGCATGTCGCAAGATACAACGCAGCATGGGTCAGATGATACCTACCCTCCGGCAAACCGATACGGTCAAAAGCTGCCGCTGCGCTCGTAACGACAGTCAGTGCATAGGGATCGGCAAGTCCGATATCCTCGCAAGCGGAAATAAGCATACGCCGAAAGATAAAGTGAGGGGACTCCCCTGCCCGCACCATTCGGGCAAGCCAGTAAAGAGCAGCATCGGGATCACTCCCTCGGATTGATTTTATAAAAGCACTGATGATATCGTAGTGGTAATCGCCGTCCTTATCGTAGAGTACCGCTTTTTGCTGGATACTTTCCTCAGCGGCCTGCATATCGATGATGATTTCCGTACCGGCAGGCGGCGGCCAGTGTTCGGTAGATGTCTCAACGGCTAGCTCAAGAGCGTTTAAGAGACTGCGGGCATCACCTGCAGCGGTTTCGACAAGATGCTCCAATGCGCCTTCGGTAAAAGAGACCTTCCATTTTCCGTAGCCCCGCTCCGTATCCTGCAAGCACCGTTCCACAGTCCGGTACAGGTCGGCATCGGTGAGCGCCTTGAGCTGAAATACCCGACTGCGGCTCACTAAGGCTTTATTCACTTCAAAAAAAGGATTTTCGGTTGTCGCGCCGATAAAGATAACGGTTCCGTTTTCCACCCACGGCAGCAAAGCATCCTGTTGGGCGCGGTTCCATCGGTGTACTTCATCGACAAAAAGAATGGTCGGTTTTCCGTAGAGTTTTTTATATTGCTCCGCCGATGCAATCGCATCGCGTATCTGCTGCACGCCTGCAAGGACGGCGTTTAAACTTAAAAAATTACTTTTGGTATGATTGGCAATAACTTGAGCAAGGGTGGTTTTTCCCGTCCCTGGCGGCCGGAAAAAGATAACGGACGAGAGCCTATCCGCTTGGATTGCTCTTCTTAAAAGCCTCCCTTTCCCAACAATGTGTTCCTGCCCGATATATTCGTCAAGACTGCGGGGGCGCATTCGTGCAGCAAGCGGAAGCCGTTCCGCCGCCGCTGCTGTCTCGAATAAATCTTTATTCACGGTTCCATTCTATTTGACCGGGATTGTAGAAGCCCCATAAACCGGTATATCTCGTATTGGGATCGTTTATACCGGCATAGATGACATAACCGGTACTGCTATCAAACGCATAAATAGGATTAATCACATATTTTCCAACGCTGTTGTTATATTGAAGAATATTCCCCGGCGGGACGGAAGAATCTGCGGAACCCGCTTTAATCGGTTGTGCACCCGCAAGAGTAGGCGCATCGCCGGCAAGCTTAATTTCTCCATATCCCTTTATACCGCTGCTGATCAGTACTAAGTGCTTATTTTCCAAATAGGTAATACTTTGAGGGCTGCTTACTCCGTGTACAATATTTGTCCAAGTCGAAGTATTGCCGTTATAACAGTACAATTTCGTGTTGTCAACAACAAAGACGGAGGAGTCTGTAGGTCCTTCACAAATACCCTTTAGTCCCGAAGAAGGACTACCAGGTATCTTTGTCCTGTCCTTCTTGTAAAGACCATCTTCCAATAAGCAGTATAAACCGGCTGCACCGACCGGCGCCTTGTCGGTAGGCGACGTCCATGGAGCCGATAACGTACCATGTTCAATGGTTCTTATCGTATAGGTTGTCGCATTACCGCTCTTTCCCGATTCGATTGCAAAAACAAGCCGCGATCCGAAAACAGCCTGCGCCGTTAGTCCGGACGCCTTAGTCCAAGATTTAGTTCCCGTGTCGTAGTAATGAATTGCAAAGGTATCGCTTTGTTCAAATGCGGCATAGAGGTCGGGGCCATCGACAGCAAGCCCTGTACACAGACCTGAGGGACAACCCTTCATCTCCGACCACTTTCCTGTTTTTCCCTTTTCCTTGTACCATATTTTTCCGTTTGAAGCATATAACGTATCGCCAATCTTAACTATTCCGCGGACGCGACCTTTAACGGTAGCTGGGTTGAGTTTTACTTCCTGCTCTATTGCAGCGAATATCGGCGGGTTTTTACATGCTGATAACACGATTACAAGAGAAACCGCGAGGGTAGCGGCAAATAGTATTTTTTTCATAGTTCTGTTCCTTTTTAGAAGTGATACCGGGCTGCAAAGCCGATATTCAAGAAATTGCCCGTACGATTAAAGCTTGAATCTTTATACCATTGCGGAACTATATCCCATGATAATTCGCCGCCGAACGACCATTCGGGGGAATACTGATAGAAAACGCCGGCTTGCGGTCTAAAGAACAAGCTGAAATACCGCGTACCGTTATAGGATTGAAAATCGCCGCCGATCCCGAACGTGAGCGGAATACGGAATTTTTCGATTGCAAAAGTGTATCCTGAATTGATGGTAAAGGGAATGGCAAAATAGAGATTGCTGCCGCGCGTTAAATGAAAGGTAAAAGCAACATCACCGCCGATGGAAACTCCTTTCGTCAGATAATGAGTATAACCGAGGAAGATGCTGCCGCCCGGATAAATCTTGGGGTTAATCGCAAACTTATTCGGCGAGGTATTAAAAAGCGGTATCCCCAGCTGTAAACCCATGCGGATAAACTGATCGCCCTTCCGAATAGGTTCATAAACATACGCAGCAATAGGGGCTTGCGCAGACGGCGTTTCCGGTTCTTGAGTTTCGGCAGCTTCTTGCGCAAAGGTATTCCATATCAAAATAGAAAAAAAGAAAAATAACCAACAACGTTTCATAAAGGAATTCAACTCCATCTCATTTTATAGGATTGGGCATCTCTAAAAACTCAAGTATAGATTTGTAGAAGATCCCAATAAAACAATATCAAAATTATCTCGTAAAGTATTTCTAAACAATCACCCTGT from Treponema vincentii harbors:
- a CDS encoding ABC transporter ATP-binding protein → MIGSYKGFNTCRFRSTPGFVDYSKSDIVPAEAIVIILEVQDICKYYGTGKKRQTGCEHISFTAEAGGIYSLLGLNGAGKSTVLNSISGYRLPSSGDVSICGYSILNEPIEAKRNIGILYEQNPLYDSMTVREFLLFTLQMRGFGNIVQQDLLDEAVEFTDLQEVYAKRIKELSKGYRQRVGLAQAIIHHPRLVLLDEPASGLDPFQLKDFEKKILALSTYAAVILCTHQLELAGRICSQHILLHKGRQIAGGTRAELAERLYEDFGIEEDAASDTLLFKTFEQYAGVTTREFRESAVSESGKRGRR
- a CDS encoding ABC transporter permease, whose product is MNRFPAFKALFNKELHTLIYSPALYAAALVLYLGAALPFVGSGYWFSAGLSDFRAFFLNLPFLFCIVIPLLAMNSWADEKKHGTDRLLAAYPVDKRLLAAAKYAALLVCFAGAATLTMVIPLSVIPLVYFDFFPFFLSYCAVLFFGAAFTAWSLALSNISAHTAVSFLLSFFTGIFFTASHVLAQVLPLPSAIVKILHYCSFTLHFESAARGIFDTRDFFFYILLIVAAQGLSVFLLYVQEESR
- a CDS encoding Gldg family protein, whose translation is MNTKSISIKMRSVKEYRIQALLLGAIVVTAALLSQRFYARLDMTQQRTYSLSAYTRSILNGLEGTVTITWFRSYNIDGFLPSLQYVEDILAEYQRTADGRCLVRYKDTEKLSPQQLNQLGIVARQIERNSNNTQVLQNLYSGLLCEYRGESRVIPFLSDIYTLEADIARFITEMNQDAQGRKLDRSVYVAFPEGGAENGATGNYKYVLPWLEYAGFVPITLTKPYPELHPEIPLLVIGSSYFDADMLTAVDTFINRHGSAVFFVSANTVDIGGSWEATPKKDDGLLELLARSGFAVQTNLVMDPVNFRMTLPAADGSRYEHINYPFWVQVFRQEAEAIPPLLSAAKPAQFFWPSELVCTAARGKTPLPLLVSSNKSALQLPPYNTDPHGTQLTAAANGEHAAYPLAAFSERGVNAVSGISGADNARLLVVADEYCVSSAVEYTNSDANLDFMVNTVYWIARQDALLQLKNKQPAVLPFRYFESDAAFNRIIAAARILNLVLVPMLIIGAGAALYILRRRNHA
- a CDS encoding DUF4340 domain-containing protein → MKKETKVLFIILCVLLCCYALSFLYRPSRAGIFSSSLMHEPDIREVAEIRFSIPTRAEPVEMGEITLIKDGARFYLRTGNGSYPVRQEIIDRFFSLLGAGRSFLPISARPQDYPDYEIDDGHASRIVFVRKDKTILSELFFGMTDAAGAGRYVRTGTSVKVFLIDNAFEPFLTVAAPFWLDLQIYAALFRGTGIQGLEYGNHSVIRTEANGAAFRALESFLEKFSCIDIYSAPPLQSPQTAWVRLALGNGTELHFSFTPLQSGDYVFFDSRNSNAYLISGYTCEQLLRHIDAVCNS
- a CDS encoding AAA family ATPase, whose translation is MNKDLFETAAAAERLPLAARMRPRSLDEYIGQEHIVGKGRLLRRAIQADRLSSVIFFRPPGTGKTTLAQVIANHTKSNFLSLNAVLAGVQQIRDAIASAEQYKKLYGKPTILFVDEVHRWNRAQQDALLPWVENGTVIFIGATTENPFFEVNKALVSRSRVFQLKALTDADLYRTVERCLQDTERGYGKWKVSFTEGALEHLVETAAGDARSLLNALELAVETSTEHWPPPAGTEIIIDMQAAEESIQQKAVLYDKDGDYHYDIISAFIKSIRGSDPDAALYWLARMVRAGESPHFIFRRMLISACEDIGLADPYALTVVTSAAAAFDRIGLPEGRYHLTHAALYLATCPKSNSSLGFFDALKAVEKEQTEVPNHLKDANRDGESLRHGEGYLYPHAYRDHWIAQQYLPDELIGRVFYTPGYTGYEEKIRNEVLAKRETQLAAIHEAAEGKKDAFTVEDWQARTEGSSAEILEQIRDTLIKLANLSADDRVLVYRADGGPLLWPSTRITLNGCTAGIFEHQEALQSAQRYAETFEFLDHPIMTVLPACTHPREKIPAATQLDENLSAPSDSKALFPELAFDVVLSYNPAATADGFTAFFSRIAQEHATGARIIFAFALPQQGLRLSALLPSDESVNRFSAAEAAFFSDSRNKHIAWTENTVVDIAEKAGYRIQLLKKVDYQEKRLVTQAELGRWFSAESEYGTAIRSAFVSEEGSLEKIIQQLEQRCRKPAVYTRTVVYMSVSL
- a CDS encoding TP0733 family outer membrane beta-barrel protein, translating into MKRCWLFFFFSILIWNTFAQEAAETQEPETPSAQAPIAAYVYEPIRKGDQFIRMGLQLGIPLFNTSPNKFAINPKIYPGGSIFLGYTHYLTKGVSIGGDVAFTFHLTRGSNLYFAIPFTINSGYTFAIEKFRIPLTFGIGGDFQSYNGTRYFSLFFRPQAGVFYQYSPEWSFGGELSWDIVPQWYKDSSFNRTGNFLNIGFAARYHF